A DNA window from Thiothrix subterranea contains the following coding sequences:
- a CDS encoding ATP-binding protein — protein MNNASLYPRLLLTHVQEALADTPVVLITGPRQAGKTTLVRQLAGTGMRYLTLDDNLTLLAAQQDPVGFIRTLDRAVIDEIQRAPQLLLAIKKTVDEDRRPGRFLLTGSANLMTLPLVADSLAGRMETLPLYPFAQVETHYQTSCWLDAIFAGNIPVTTQPLLGDDLIEAVLRGGYPEALTRPNPRRRQAWHRQYLDALIQRDVQDIATIDKLGQLPLFLHALAEMAGQLCNYSQLGAQMGMDAKTANKYMGIFEQMYVLKRIPVWANNRLKRVLKSPKLQFIDSGLLASVRGLTVDSLKRDRTLFGALLETFVYAELLKHSTWAQADYQILYYRDTDQYEVDFVVENRAGELIGVEVKASATLTEKDLRGLKRLAGLAGDAMTLGVILYDGTEALPLGEKLMAVPLSSLWGS, from the coding sequence ATGAATAACGCCTCATTATACCCCAGACTACTGCTAACACACGTACAAGAAGCATTAGCTGATACACCCGTAGTATTGATTACTGGCCCACGGCAGGCGGGTAAAACCACGTTGGTACGCCAATTAGCAGGCACTGGGATGCGCTACCTGACACTGGACGATAACCTTACCCTGTTGGCGGCGCAACAAGATCCGGTCGGTTTCATCCGTACTCTTGATCGGGCAGTGATTGACGAAATCCAGCGTGCGCCGCAACTGTTGCTGGCTATCAAAAAGACCGTGGATGAAGACCGCCGACCGGGGCGTTTCCTGCTAACGGGTTCTGCCAACTTAATGACGTTACCCCTGGTGGCGGATTCATTGGCAGGACGCATGGAAACCCTTCCCTTGTACCCGTTTGCTCAGGTAGAAACCCATTACCAAACAAGCTGTTGGCTAGATGCCATCTTTGCGGGAAACATCCCTGTGACCACTCAACCCCTGCTGGGTGATGACCTGATAGAAGCCGTTTTGCGCGGTGGCTACCCTGAAGCCTTAACCCGCCCGAATCCACGTCGCCGTCAGGCATGGCATCGCCAGTATCTTGATGCACTCATCCAACGCGACGTGCAGGACATTGCCACTATCGACAAGTTGGGGCAACTCCCCCTTTTCCTACACGCATTGGCAGAAATGGCAGGGCAACTCTGCAACTACAGCCAGTTAGGGGCGCAAATGGGGATGGATGCCAAAACAGCCAACAAATACATGGGCATTTTCGAGCAGATGTATGTGCTGAAACGTATTCCGGTGTGGGCGAATAATCGTCTCAAGCGCGTCCTCAAATCCCCCAAACTGCAATTTATAGATTCCGGTTTGCTGGCTTCCGTGCGGGGGTTGACGGTGGATAGCCTCAAACGTGATCGTACTTTGTTCGGGGCATTGCTGGAAACTTTTGTGTATGCCGAATTGCTCAAGCACAGTACCTGGGCGCAAGCGGATTACCAAATACTCTATTACCGCGATACTGATCAGTATGAGGTCGATTTTGTGGTGGAAAACAGAGCGGGCGAACTGATCGGCGTGGAAGTTAAAGCCTCCGCCACGCTCACCGAAAAAGACCTGCGCGGGCTGAAACGGCTGGCGGGTTTGGCAGGCGATGCCATGACGTTGGGTGTGATTCTGTACGATGGGACGGAAGCACTGCCATTAGGTGAAAAGCTCATGGCAGTGCCATTGTCGAGTTTGTGGGGTAGTTAA